The sequence CAATGCGGTTACAGCGACAATTCGCCGGTGGTGGCTGAACCTTTCCGGAACTGGGTACTCAGCGGGGACTTCCCGGCCGGGCGTCCCCGCTGGGAGGAGGCCGGCGCCGTCGTGGTCGGTGACATCGAGCCCTATGAGAACCGGAAGCTGTGGCTCCTCAACGGCTCGCATTCCATCCTTGCCTACGCGGGACAGCTCCGCGGGCATGCCACCGTGGCGGACGCCCTGGCAGACCCCCTCTGCCGGAAAGCCGTGGAGGACTTCTGGGACGAGGCAGCCCACCACCTGCAGGGGGAAGGACTGGACATCCCGACGTACCGCCGGGCCCTGCTGGAACGCTTCGGAAACGCGCGCATCGCCCACCGGCTCGCACAGATCGCGACAGATGCCACCACCAAGCTGCGCATGCGGGCGGTACCCGTGATGGCGGCGGAACGGGCCGACGGCCGCAGTGGCGCAGGCAGCGCTTTGATGCTTGCCGCCTGGATTGACTACGTCACCGCGGGAAACGACTTCCAGGATCCGCTCGCCGCCGAAATCCAGGCTGCTGTGGCACTTGACGGAACCAATCGGGTGCAGGGTTTGCTTCGCCTCGTCAGCGCTGCCCTCGCAGAGGACCCTGACGTCGTCGCCCTTGTTTCCCGGCTGCTCGGATCCTTCGCAACGACCCCGGCCGCCACCCCTGCAAGTACCTGAAACCCGCTTTTACTTCCGGAAGGAACAGTTAGTCCCATGAAAATCATTGCCGCCGATGTGTTCGTTACCAGCCCCACCCGAAACTTCGTGACCCTCCGGATCACCACGGACGACGGCGTGACGGGCATCGGCGACGCCACCCTGAACGGCCGCGAGCTCGCCGTCGCCGCCTACCTGAAGGAGCACGTCGCGCAGCTGCTCATCGGTAAGGACCCGCACCGGATCGAGGACACCTGGCAGTTCCTGTACCGGAGCGCCTACTGGCGTCGTGGCCCGGTCACCATGGCGGCCATCGCCGCCGTGGACATGGCGCTTTGGGATATCAAGGGCAAGGTTGCCGGGCTTCCCGTGTACCAGCTGCTGGGCGGGGCGTCCCGGAACGGGCTGCGCGCCTATGGCCACGCGTCCGGTTCGGACATCGAGTCGCTGTTCGATTCCGTACGGGAACACCTGGAACTCGGCTACAAATCCATCCGGATCCAGACCGCCATCCCGGGGATCAAAGCCGTCTACGGCGTGGCTGCCCAAGCGCAGGCGTCGGGGGAACGGTATGACTACGAGCCCGCCGGCCGGGGAGCATTCCCGCAGGAAGAGGACTGGGACACCCGCGCCTACCTGCGGCACCTGCCCACGGTCTTCGAGGCTGTCCGTAACGAGTTCGGCCCCGAGATCCCGCTGCTGCATGACGGACACCACCGGATGACGCCCATCCAGGCCGCGAAACTGGGCAAGGCACTGGAGCCCTACGACCTGTTCTGGCTTGAGGACTGCACCCCGGCGGAGAACCAGGAAGGCCTGCGCCTGGTCCGCCAGCACACCACCACACCGCTGGCGATCGGTGAAATCTTCAACACCGTGTTCGACTTCCAGACGCTGATCAAGGAACAGCTGATCGACTACGTCCGGGCCGCGTCCACGCACTTCGGCGGGATCAGCCCCCTGAAGAAGGTCATGGACTTCGCCGCGCAGTACCAGATCAAGTCCGGCTTCCACGGACCCACCGACATCTCCCCGGTGGGGTTCGCGGCGCAGCTGCACGTGGGCCTGGCGATCCACAACTACGGCATCCAGGAATACATGCAGCACTCGGACAAGACCAACGAGGTCTTCGAGCAGTCCATGACCTTCGTGGACGGATACCTGCACCCCGGCGACAAGCCCGGCATCGGCGTCGAATTCAACGAAGAAGCCGCCGCAGCTTACCCCTACCAGCAGGCCTACCTGCCCTACAACCGCCTGGTCGACGGCACGGTGCATGACTGGTGAGGCCGGCCACGACTGGTAAGGAAAGCACCCGATGAACAAGATCCGAATCGTCGTGATGGGCGTTTCCGGCTGCGGCAAGACCACCATCGGCGATCTCGTCGCCCGCGAACTGGGCATCCCGTTCCTGGACGGCGATTCCCTCCACCCAGTGGAAAACGTCGCCAAGATGGCGGCCGGTACTCCGCTGACCGACGAGGACCGCTGGCCCTGGCTCGCAACCGTGGGTGCCGAGCTTGCCAAGGCAGGCGACGGCGGACTGGTCCTCGCCTGTTCGGCCCTTCGCCGCAGCTACCGCGATGCCATCAGGGAACAGGCTCCGGACACCATTTTCCTGCACCTGAATGGCAGCAAAGAGGTCTTGAAGGCCCGGACGGAAGGCCGCACCGGACACTTCATGCCTCCCGCGCTGTTGGACTCACAGCTGGCCACCCTGGAACCGCTGCAGGAGGATGAACGCGGGGTCGTTGTGGACATCGCCGCGCCGGTTCCGGACGTGGTGGCCCAGGCACTCAAGGGGATCTCCGCCGTCGTACCTTCCCCCAAGGGAACCCATGGCACTGCTTCCCTGCAGTTCGACGTCGACCTTGCCGCCGCGCCGTTCAATCTCGACGCCGACGCCATCGCCTGGGTGGAGGCCACCCTGGGTGCCATGACGCTCGAGGAAAAGATCGGGCAGCTGTTCATCAACCACAACAACGATTACTCACCCGAGTACCTCGACGGCGTGCTGGATACGTACCACGTGGGCGGCATGCGATACCGTCCGGGACCTTCCGCGGCCGTGCAGGAACACATCCGGTACGCCCAGTCCAGGTCCAGGATTCCGCTGCTGGTTGCGTCCAACCCGGAGATGGGCGGTGCAGGCAGCTGCGACGACGGCACTTTCGTCTCGACGCACCTCCAGGCCGGCTCGCACCCGGACAAGAATATTGCCCGGCAAATGGGGCAGGTGGCCGGGGTGGAGACCGCGGCGTTGGGCTGCAACTGGGCTTTCGCGCCGATCGTGGACATCCACTACAACTGGCGGAACACCGTTATTTCCACGCGTTCTTTCGGCAACACCCCGGAAATCGTGGTGGAACGCGCCAAAGAATACTTCGACGGCATCAGCGAATCACCCACGGCCTGCGCCATGAAGCACTTCCCGGGCGACGGAATCGACGAGCGCGACCAGCACGTGGTCACCTCCTACAACACCCTCCCCTATGAGGAATGGGACCGGACCTACGGGCACGTGTACCGGGAAATGATCGGCCACGGCGTCCAGTCCATCATGGTGGGCCACATTGGAGCGCCGGAAGTTTCGCGGCACTTCCGGCCCGGCCTGCCCGACGCGGAGATCCTGCCGGCCACGCTCTCACCCGAACTGCTGCAGGACCTGCTGCGCGGGGAACTAGGCTTCAACGGGCTGGTCCTCACGGATGCCTCGCAGATGGTGGGCCTCACGCAGGCGAAGAAACGCAGGGACCTGGTGCCTGCCACGATCGCCGCCGGCTGCGACATGTTCCTCTTCTTCCGGAACCCGGCCGAGGACTTCCAGTACATGCTGGACGGCTACAAGTCGGGCGTCATCACCGAGCAGCGGCTGCACGACGCCCTGCGGCGCATACTCGGCCTGAAGGCGTCGCTGGGCCTGCACCTCAAGCCTGTTGACCAGCTGGTGCCGCCGGCCGGGGCGCTTGCCGTCATTGGATCTGCTGCGCACCGTTCGGTGGCTGCGGAGATCGCGGACAAGACCGTGACCCTGGTCAAGGACACCGCGGGAAACCTGCCCATCACTCCGCAGACCCATCCCAGGATCCGCCTGTACGGAATCTCAGGCGGGTCCGATTTCACCCGCGCCGACCCGCTGGCCTACCTGGAGGTGGTCAAGGAGGAACTCGAGGTTGCCGGATTCGAGGTGTCCTTGTTCCGGACGGCTGAACAGCGCGAAGCGGCGGGGGAGACCGGGGTGAACTTCATGTCCATCATCTCCGAAGAGGCTACGGGGGATTACGCGGAGAAGTACGATGCTGCTTTTGTCTTTGCCAACGTCAAGGGCTTCGCGCAGGAGGCAGCCATCCGGATCAAGTGGTCATCGCCAATGGCGGCGGAAATTCCCTGGTACGTCACGGAGGTGCCCACCGTGTTCGTCTCCCTCAATCAGCCGAACCACCTGATCGACGTACCCATGGTCAAGACAGCCATCCACGCGCACGCCGGGACACGGGAAGCGATCCGGGCTGCCGTGGAGAAGATCCAGGGGAAGTCCGAGTTCCACGGGACGTTCAACGAGAACGTGTTCTGCGGGTCCTTCGACACCCGGCTGTAGGGGCTTTGGACTCTGGGGGCCTCGGGGTGTCGGTTTGTAGCCTCGAGGCATCCCTGGAACCAAGAGGAGGAGTGCCATGGGCGGCACAGCGGCGGGTCTCGGTGTCCGTTCCGGTCCACAATCCGGGCCTGGCCCCCAGCGACGCCGGCTTCGCGGTTTCCTTGCGGCCGCCGTCGCAACCGGTCTGTCCACGCATGGTCTCTTGCCGCGGGTCCTGCGGACATGGGGTGCCACCGGGCCTGAAAAGACTGCGCCGCTTCCAGGCGACGAACTGATTCCCGACGCCGACGACGTCTGGACCATGGCGGTTACCGTCGCCGCACGCCCTGGCCAGGTCTGGCCATGGCTCGTGCAGATGGGGGTGGACCGTGCGGGCCTGTACTCCTACACCTGGGTGGAGAACGGGTTGCTCCGCCTGGGCGTTAGCAATGCGGACCGGGTGCATCCCGAGTGGCAGGACCTGAAGGTGGGAGACATCATCGCCTTCACACCTGTTGGTTACCCGGGCGGGCGGCGCGGGCCGCGTGTAGTGGACCTGGCTCAGGACCGCCACCTCGTCCTGGATTCCAGCCCGGGTGCCCCGCCCGGAACAGTGACCGGTACGTGGCAGTTCGTGCTGCACGACGCCGGCCCTTCAGGTACCAGGCTGCTGCTTCGGACGCTGACGGGCCCCGGGCGGCCACTCGGTCTTCGCGTGACGGACTTCCTGCTCCGGCCCGGCTACCTTGTCATGGACCGTGCCATGCTGCTTGGCGTCAAAAAGCGCGCCGAGGGCGGGGCACTAAGGAATCCGTCGCCGTCGACACTGCTCTGACCTCAGCAGGCCCTCAAGGCTCTGCCTGCGTGGCCCTGCCTGGCATCCCGGTTGGGGCGGCCTGCTCCGATAGCCAATGCAATGCCTCGCTCCGGTCGGTGAAGTAGGCCGTGGGAGTCAGCGACCGCTGGGAAAACGCGGCCACCACTTTGCCCGTGGGTCCGTCCCCGACCAGGGCGACGGCGGAAAACCCGCGGTAGGCGTTCATGCCGGCCCTGGCCTCCGGCGTCAGCCCGGCAACTCCCGCGAGATCCACCAGAACGGGCAGCATCAGGCCAACGCTGAGGCCTTCCAGGACCCGGGCAGCACGTACCGCAAGGTCGTACGTTATGTGGACGCCGGGGTTCCACTCCAACTGCAGCACGCCCCTATCGCAAGAGGCAGCAAAGTATTCGTTCATTCCCGTCCTGGATTCTCATTCAGCGCTTGTCTTCCGGACACCTGACTCCTTGGGCTTATTCTGCCTGATGGCTGCGACAATCGGTTGACCAGCGGTTATACCTGAGGCGTGAGCTGCACCGTCCGCTTCGCTGATGTGTAGTGAAGGCCTCCAGGCGTCCTGACCCTGGGCCGATCGTCCGGGGTTCCTTCCAGAACGCCCACGTCGGCTATTGGGCGGCAGTGGCCTTCCAAGGCAGGGGGCCGACGCGCAGTTGGGACAGGCCCGACGACGGTCCCCTGGCAGCACGCTGCGGCCAATACATCGTCTTGGGGAGGTTTTCAACGCATCGGGCCCACATGGGAAGATGTCGGCCTGAGCCGCTCAAGCACGTGGGCGGCACAACGTCGATATGTGGAGGTCATGTGCGCGCGATTGTCTTGGATGAGATAGCTGGGCCGCTGGCCGTCCGGGAGGTTGGAGAACCTGAGGTGCCGGTGGGCGGCGTCGTCATCAGCGTCGTTGCCACGGGGCTTTGCCGCAGCGACTGGCATGCTTGGGCCGGTCACGACGACATAGCGCTGCCGCACGTCCCGGGACACGAGTTCGCCGGAGTCGTTGCCAGTGTCGGCCCGGGAGTGACGAAGTGGACGGCCGGCGACCGCGTCACCGCGCCCTTCGTGGAAGGATGTGGCGGCTGCGAGTGGTGCCTCGCCGGCAATGCGCAGGTTTGCCCGCAGCAGCAACAGCCAGGCTTTACTCACTGGGGTTCCTTCGCCGAGCAGGTGGTAATCCACGCTGCCGACACCAACCTTGTGGCAGTTCCCGACGGGGTCAGCTTCGAGGCTGCCGCCAGCCTGGGCTGCCGGTTTGCCACCGCTTACCGGGCTCTGACCGGACGGGCCGGCCTCAACGCCGATGAATGGGTTACCGTCATCGGGGCAGGCGGCGTGGGGCTCAGCACCGTCATGATCGCCAAGGCCCTCGGCGGCAATGTGATCGCTGTTGACCGGAACCCGGCCGCCCTTGAGGTGGCTGCGCGCCTCGGCGCGGACCATGTCCTAACTGCAGCCGGTTCAGACATTCCAGCCCAGGTGCACGCACTCACGGGAGGGGGCCATGTCTCAGTCGACGCCGTCGGCAGCGAGCAGACGTGCGCCGACGCACTCCTGAGCCTGCGCCGCCGGGGCCGGCACGTCCAGATCGGGCTCCTGCCGCCGGTGGAAGGCCACCCCCGTGTGCCCATGGCGCGCGTGATCGCCTGGGAACTGGACGTCTTTGGAAGCCACGGGATGGCCGCCGCGGACTATCCCGGAATGCTCGCCTTGATTGAGTCGGGGGCACTTGAACCCCAGAAGTTGATCGAACGCGTCATTGGGATGGACGAAGCTGCCGAAATGCTGCCCCGGCTGGACACCGCGAAGCTCGCGGGCATGACGATGATCGATCCGACGCGCTGACGCATTCGGCGCGGACACCGGGCGGTAGGTCACGTTGCAGCGCCATCGGGGCACCTCCCGGAATGAAGAAAGGCCCTGCTTCTCTTTTGCAAGTGAAGCAGGGCCTTTCTACGTGGCGGTGACGGTGGGATTTGAACCCACGTTGGCTTTTACACCAAACAACATTTCGAGTGTTGCACCTTCGGCCGCTCGGACACGTCACCAACCTCAATAGGGTACCGGAGCAAGGCCTGCATCCCCAAAACGTGCGCACACCCAGCCAGTGCTCCGGCCCCCGTATTGATTGTCGTACCCCCTTGTCATGATGGGTTTATGGGGAAATCGGCGGTGGTGAGGGCGTTTGGGGAGATCCGGGCTGCCCTTGCTGTGCTGAATGCTGAGGTGGACGGGGCTGGTTTGGAGCCGTTTTCTGCGGCTGATCCGTTGGCTGGTGTGGCGGCTGGGTGCCTGGACATTCTGGCCGGTGCCCGGGAGGTGGAGGCCGGGTTCGCTGGCCTGAAGGCCAGGGCTGCGGTTGGGTATGCGGAGAGCGCCGACGTGGTTGCGGGGCCGGATGTGCCGGTGCGTGCGCGGGAGATGGCGGTCGCGGCGGAGATCGGGTGCGTGCTGGCCCTGGGTCCGCGCGCCGCGTCGTCGTTCCTGGCTGCTTCCTATGCGGTGACTGCCTTGTTGCCGCTGACCTTGTCGGCGTTGCAGGCCGGGGTGATCTCCTGGGGCCACGCGGTGGTGATGGCGGACGAGACGGCGTGCCTGGATGCTGCGGGGGCGGCGGCGTTGGAAGCCCATTTCCTGGACCCGGGCGCCGCGGACCCGGCGCGGGGCTGCCCGGTGGGTGCGTTGCCGGCGCACCGGTTCAAGGCCAAGGCCCGGACCTGGCGGGAACGCCACCACGCCGAGAGCATCGAGGCACGCCACGCCAAGGGGGTGTCGGAGCGGCGGGTGGAGTTCCGGGCGGACCAGGACGGGATGGCCTGGCTCTCCGCGTGCCTTCCCGCGGACCAGGCCCTGGCGGGGTGGAACCGGCTCACCGCGACCGCCCGGGGCCTGCAGGGCCCCGGCGAGGGCAGGACCCTGACCCAGCTCCGGGCCGACACCTTCGCCGACGCGATCCTCACCAACGGCACCGGCGCCAGCGACACCCGTGCAAGCGGCAGCGGCAGTTTGACCGAGGGTGCGAGTGGCAGCTCCACCGGGGGTGTGGGTGCTGTCCGGGACCGTGTGCCGTCGCCGGTCCGGGCGCAGGTGCTGGTGACGGTTCCGGTGTTCTCGCTGCTGGGCCTGGTCGATGAGCCGGCGGTGCTGGACGGCTACGGTCCCATTCCGCCGTCCATGGCACGGGAGCTGGTGGCCTCCGGGGCGGGGTCGTTTTACCGGGTGTTGGTGGACCCGCGGGACGGGGCCCCGTTGGAGATCGGCCGGACGAGTTACCGGGTGACAGGTCCGATGCGGGCGTGGTTGCGGATGCGGGACGGGAAGTGTCCGTTCCCGGGGTGCAGCAACAACTCCCTGGACAACGATGCCGATCACATCCTCGCCTGGGCCAAGGGCGGCACCACCGGAATCAGCAACCTGGGACAGCCCTGCCCGAAGCACCACAAACTCCGACACGCCACGGGCTGGAAACCCACCCCCGCCACCAAGAACGAACCACCCGGCTGGACCTCACCCACAGGCCGCCACTACCAAAGCGAACACCAAGACTGGGAACCACCACGATGGCCTCCGGGATGGTCCTCTGGATTTTTTAAAGGTGAAAGGTACCTGTCACGTGGGCAAAACATGACAGACGAAGAAATGGTGCCTAAAGAACTGCGCGTCGCCAGAGAGCGAAGCGTCCTCGAGGAAGCGCTCCTCAAGCACCTTGTCTCTTGACGCGATCAACCCGCCACGCGTCGTCGGACTTTCCCCGCCGACGCGCGTCCGGATAGATTCGTCAGCAAGATGACAAATTCACAGACTCCGATCCACGCCACCGCATACTGGACCACTGCAAAGGAGCATGGCGAGCTCAGGGCCGAGGACGTGCCCGCCCCGGGACCCGGTGAAGCGCTGGTCCGTGCCCTCTACTCCGGCATCAGCAAGGGCACCGAAATGGTGGTCCATGCCGGGGCAGTGCCACCGCGGGTCGCGGAGGAAATGCGGGCCCCGCACCAGGAAGGCCAGTTTCCCGGGCCCGTGAAATTCGGCTACTTGTCGGTGGGAGTCGTGGAGGACGGGCCCGAAGGGTGGAAGGGCCAGCGCGTGTTTTGCCTGAACCCCCACCAGGACCTCTACGTTGTCCCGGTGGAGTCCCTGACCAGGATTCCCGACGACGTTCCCTCCCGGCGGGCGGTCCTCACGGGAACGGTGGAAACGGCGGTCAACGCCCTGTGGGAAGCCGGGCCAAGGCTGGGGGACAGGATCGCCGTCGTCGGTGCCGGGTTGGTGGGCGGAATGGTGGCCACGCTCCTGCGCACTTTCCCGCTGCAACGCCTGCAGCTTGTGGACCTGGACGCGGGGAGGAAGCAGCTCGCGGACGCCCTCGGGGTGGACTTCGCACACCCCGACGAAGCCCTCGCCGACTGCGACATCGTGTTCCACTGCTCGGCTTCGCAGGAGGGACTGGAACGCAGCCTGCAGCTGGTCGGCGATGAGGGTGACGTGATCGAAATGTCCTGGTACGCCAACCGGGTAGTCACTGTGCCTCTGGGGGAGGACTTCCACGCCCGGCGCCTGTCCATCAGGGCCAGCCAGGTTGGTGCCGTGGCACGCGCCCGGCGCCACCGCCGCACCAATGCCGACCGCCTGGACCTGGCAGTGTCGCTGCTCAAGGACCCCGTCTTCGACGCATTCCTGACAGGTTCGTCCCGGTTCGAAGACCTGCCCGGCGTCGTCCAAAGCCTGGCGGACGGCACCTTGGAAGCCTTGTGCCACGTCGTCGAATACCCCGCCACCAGCCCAGCTGCCCACGACTCCGAAACCTTGAGGTAACCCATGTTCAGCCTGACCGTCCGCCGCCACTTCATGATCGCCCACAGCCTTCCGCGTAAAGCCTTCGGACCTGCACAGGGACTCCATGGGGCCACTTTCGTGGCCGAGGTGACCTTCCGCCGCCGCGCCCTGAACGATGATGCGATCGTCCTGGATATCGGTGCCGCCGGAACCATCATCGAGGAAGTACTCGCCGACCTGAACTACAAAAACCTGGACGAGCACCCGGATTTCGACGGCAAGCTCAGCACCACGGAGGCGCTGGCCGAGTACATTGCCAATAAAGTCGCCACCCGGATCAAGGACAGCGACGACGGCCGCGAACTCGCAGGCCTCGACGTCACGCTGCGCGAGAATCCGGACGCGTGGGCCGCCTATTCCCTGGACTTCACCGCCTGACCGTGCGGCACATCCGGCTGCTGGTCCCCGGCAACATCCGCCACAGCTCGGGCGGCAACGTCTACAACGCGCGCCTGGTTGCCGCCCTCCAGGCCTTGGGTGCAGGGGTTGAGGTCATTGCCGTGGAGGGCAGCTGGCCGGATGCCGGCGCACACGATCGACGCCGGTTGGGCGCCCTCCTCGGGGCGTGGGACCCGGAAACACATCCCGGGCAGCCTGTGGCGATCGTGGATGGACTGGTGGCCGTCGGCGCTCCGGACGAACTGGAATTCGCTGCGAAGGCCGGCCGGCAAACCTGGGTCCTGGTGCATATGCCTGTGCCGGAAGATGCAGGCGGCCGGGCCCTTGTACGTGAGGCCAGGGCTTTGCGCGCCGCAACCGGCGTCATCTGCACCAGCACGTCGGCGGCAAACGAGCTCCGCAAACGGGGGCTCCCGCAAGCGCGGGTTGTCCTGCCCGGAGTTGTCCCGGCAGCCCAGGCCTGCGGTTCAACGCCCCCGCACCTGGCCCTGGTGGCCGCCTTGCTGCCCAACAAGGACCAGCTGCTGGCCGTGGAAGCACTCGCCCAAATCCAGGACCTGCCATGGACGGCGT comes from Pseudarthrobacter sp. NIBRBAC000502770 and encodes:
- the manD gene encoding D-mannonate dehydratase ManD, encoding MKIIAADVFVTSPTRNFVTLRITTDDGVTGIGDATLNGRELAVAAYLKEHVAQLLIGKDPHRIEDTWQFLYRSAYWRRGPVTMAAIAAVDMALWDIKGKVAGLPVYQLLGGASRNGLRAYGHASGSDIESLFDSVREHLELGYKSIRIQTAIPGIKAVYGVAAQAQASGERYDYEPAGRGAFPQEEDWDTRAYLRHLPTVFEAVRNEFGPEIPLLHDGHHRMTPIQAAKLGKALEPYDLFWLEDCTPAENQEGLRLVRQHTTTPLAIGEIFNTVFDFQTLIKEQLIDYVRAASTHFGGISPLKKVMDFAAQYQIKSGFHGPTDISPVGFAAQLHVGLAIHNYGIQEYMQHSDKTNEVFEQSMTFVDGYLHPGDKPGIGVEFNEEAAAAYPYQQAYLPYNRLVDGTVHDW
- a CDS encoding STAS/SEC14 domain-containing protein; amino-acid sequence: MLQLEWNPGVHITYDLAVRAARVLEGLSVGLMLPVLVDLAGVAGLTPEARAGMNAYRGFSAVALVGDGPTGKVVAAFSQRSLTPTAYFTDRSEALHWLSEQAAPTGMPGRATQAEP
- a CDS encoding glycosyltransferase family 4 protein: MRHIRLLVPGNIRHSSGGNVYNARLVAALQALGAGVEVIAVEGSWPDAGAHDRRRLGALLGAWDPETHPGQPVAIVDGLVAVGAPDELEFAAKAGRQTWVLVHMPVPEDAGGRALVREARALRAATGVICTSTSAANELRKRGLPQARVVLPGVVPAAQACGSTPPHLALVAALLPNKDQLLAVEALAQIQDLPWTASLVGSDRADQAYAQEIRAAVLAHGLQERVRLTGELTGETLEAEWARTDLSLLLSRAEAFGMVVTESLAHGIPVVVREGTGAVEALGLAELTAADGGPRLPGAVLRLPAGGQESPGLLAGVLRRWLGDAALRESWRAAALEARTMLPGWSSTAREVLALLGARD
- a CDS encoding zinc-binding alcohol dehydrogenase gives rise to the protein MTNSQTPIHATAYWTTAKEHGELRAEDVPAPGPGEALVRALYSGISKGTEMVVHAGAVPPRVAEEMRAPHQEGQFPGPVKFGYLSVGVVEDGPEGWKGQRVFCLNPHQDLYVVPVESLTRIPDDVPSRRAVLTGTVETAVNALWEAGPRLGDRIAVVGAGLVGGMVATLLRTFPLQRLQLVDLDAGRKQLADALGVDFAHPDEALADCDIVFHCSASQEGLERSLQLVGDEGDVIEMSWYANRVVTVPLGEDFHARRLSIRASQVGAVARARRHRRTNADRLDLAVSLLKDPVFDAFLTGSSRFEDLPGVVQSLADGTLEALCHVVEYPATSPAAHDSETLR
- a CDS encoding zinc-dependent alcohol dehydrogenase family protein; its protein translation is MRAIVLDEIAGPLAVREVGEPEVPVGGVVISVVATGLCRSDWHAWAGHDDIALPHVPGHEFAGVVASVGPGVTKWTAGDRVTAPFVEGCGGCEWCLAGNAQVCPQQQQPGFTHWGSFAEQVVIHAADTNLVAVPDGVSFEAAASLGCRFATAYRALTGRAGLNADEWVTVIGAGGVGLSTVMIAKALGGNVIAVDRNPAALEVAARLGADHVLTAAGSDIPAQVHALTGGGHVSVDAVGSEQTCADALLSLRRRGRHVQIGLLPPVEGHPRVPMARVIAWELDVFGSHGMAAADYPGMLALIESGALEPQKLIERVIGMDEAAEMLPRLDTAKLAGMTMIDPTR
- a CDS encoding 6-carboxytetrahydropterin synthase — translated: MFSLTVRRHFMIAHSLPRKAFGPAQGLHGATFVAEVTFRRRALNDDAIVLDIGAAGTIIEEVLADLNYKNLDEHPDFDGKLSTTEALAEYIANKVATRIKDSDDGRELAGLDVTLRENPDAWAAYSLDFTA
- a CDS encoding HNH endonuclease signature motif containing protein, which produces MGKSAVVRAFGEIRAALAVLNAEVDGAGLEPFSAADPLAGVAAGCLDILAGAREVEAGFAGLKARAAVGYAESADVVAGPDVPVRAREMAVAAEIGCVLALGPRAASSFLAASYAVTALLPLTLSALQAGVISWGHAVVMADETACLDAAGAAALEAHFLDPGAADPARGCPVGALPAHRFKAKARTWRERHHAESIEARHAKGVSERRVEFRADQDGMAWLSACLPADQALAGWNRLTATARGLQGPGEGRTLTQLRADTFADAILTNGTGASDTRASGSGSLTEGASGSSTGGVGAVRDRVPSPVRAQVLVTVPVFSLLGLVDEPAVLDGYGPIPPSMARELVASGAGSFYRVLVDPRDGAPLEIGRTSYRVTGPMRAWLRMRDGKCPFPGCSNNSLDNDADHILAWAKGGTTGISNLGQPCPKHHKLRHATGWKPTPATKNEPPGWTSPTGRHYQSEHQDWEPPRWPPGWSSGFFKGERYLSRGQNMTDEEMVPKELRVARERSVLEEALLKHLVS
- a CDS encoding gluconokinase, GntK/IdnK-type, translating into MNKIRIVVMGVSGCGKTTIGDLVARELGIPFLDGDSLHPVENVAKMAAGTPLTDEDRWPWLATVGAELAKAGDGGLVLACSALRRSYRDAIREQAPDTIFLHLNGSKEVLKARTEGRTGHFMPPALLDSQLATLEPLQEDERGVVVDIAAPVPDVVAQALKGISAVVPSPKGTHGTASLQFDVDLAAAPFNLDADAIAWVEATLGAMTLEEKIGQLFINHNNDYSPEYLDGVLDTYHVGGMRYRPGPSAAVQEHIRYAQSRSRIPLLVASNPEMGGAGSCDDGTFVSTHLQAGSHPDKNIARQMGQVAGVETAALGCNWAFAPIVDIHYNWRNTVISTRSFGNTPEIVVERAKEYFDGISESPTACAMKHFPGDGIDERDQHVVTSYNTLPYEEWDRTYGHVYREMIGHGVQSIMVGHIGAPEVSRHFRPGLPDAEILPATLSPELLQDLLRGELGFNGLVLTDASQMVGLTQAKKRRDLVPATIAAGCDMFLFFRNPAEDFQYMLDGYKSGVITEQRLHDALRRILGLKASLGLHLKPVDQLVPPAGALAVIGSAAHRSVAAEIADKTVTLVKDTAGNLPITPQTHPRIRLYGISGGSDFTRADPLAYLEVVKEELEVAGFEVSLFRTAEQREAAGETGVNFMSIISEEATGDYAEKYDAAFVFANVKGFAQEAAIRIKWSSPMAAEIPWYVTEVPTVFVSLNQPNHLIDVPMVKTAIHAHAGTREAIRAAVEKIQGKSEFHGTFNENVFCGSFDTRL